The window AATGAACTCCTCGTCCCCACGGTCTATCGTCGCCGGATCGAACACGACGAGGTCGGCGGCAAGCCCGGGCTCGATCCGTCCGCGCCCGCGGATGCCGAAGGCATCGGCCAACTCCCCGGTGAGCCGGTACACGGCCCTCTCGAGCGTAAACGCTCCGTACTCCCGAACCCACCGACCCAGGAGATCACTCGTATCCCCCGCGCCACAGAATTGCGCCACATGTGCGCCCGCGTCACTCGCGCCGACCAGCACGAGCGGATGCTGCAGGAGCTCGGTCACGGGCCCGGTCTGCCCGTTGATCATGCCCATCACGCAGAACTCGGTTTCGAGATCCTCGCTGACGGCCAGATCGATCATGAAGTCGGCCGGGGCCGCGTCCTGCTCCGCGGCGAGGTCCTTCACCAGTCGGCCGTTCAGCGCTTCGTTCTTGGCGTCGCGAGCATTGCGGACGATCAGGTAGTCCCAGACGGGGCCGAGTAGGACGGCCTGGTTCCGGAGATCCTCCCGGCGAGCCGGGTCGGCAAACGCCGCGCAGCGCTCTTCCTTCGGCAGCCGCATGATCGCGTTCCACGCGGGCAACGCGAGGAGGATGAACGACGCCTCGGAGAGCCGCACGTTCACGTCGAACGTGCGCGGCATGCACTGTCCGTATAGCTTCGCGCCGGTCTTGGCTTCCTCTTCGAGAAGAGCCATCGAGTCGCGCCAGAGGTCGTTCGTCGGGTTGTGGATGATCGGGGCGACCGTGCACATGAGACCGGTCTCGCGCGAGATCTCGGCCATGTCGCGCAGGTTTTGGAGCTGCGCATCGGGCACGAAGAAGATCGGTACCGTCTGGATGAGCCCTCGACCGGCGCCGGCCATCGCCTTTCCGAGCGCGATGATCTCTTCCTTGGTCGCGGCTCGACTCGCAACCGGCCGCATCTCCTCGTCGACGTCGACGT of the Candidatus Binatia bacterium genome contains:
- a CDS encoding amidohydrolase family protein codes for the protein MSQALHISNARIVDGTGAPAFGGSVAVRDGKIEAVGADLTPAADARHIDAAGKVLAPGFIDVHTHFDPQICWDRLATPSLEHGVTTVLMGNCSLSLAPVKKEDQRALAGMFKQIEDISIPTFDAGVPWNWETYPQYLDAIRPGLGINVSGLVGHSALRHYVMGNAAQERAATDEEIAEMSAILVEAIHAGAAGLSTSYVDVDEEMRPVASRAATKEEIIALGKAMAGAGRGLIQTVPIFFVPDAQLQNLRDMAEISRETGLMCTVAPIIHNPTNDLWRDSMALLEEEAKTGAKLYGQCMPRTFDVNVRLSEASFILLALPAWNAIMRLPKEERCAAFADPARREDLRNQAVLLGPVWDYLIVRNARDAKNEALNGRLVKDLAAEQDAAPADFMIDLAVSEDLETEFCVMGMINGQTGPVTELLQHPLVLVGASDAGAHVAQFCGAGDTSDLLGRWVREYGAFTLERAVYRLTGELADAFGIRGRGRIEPGLAADLVVFDPATIDRGDEEFIHDVPGDANRYVRHATGIDQVIVNGAIVWEQGAYTDARAGQIV